The following are encoded together in the Pungitius pungitius chromosome 7, fPunPun2.1, whole genome shotgun sequence genome:
- the ankrd29 gene encoding ankyrin repeat domain-containing protein 29 isoform X2 — protein MSFKETPLANAVFWAARKGNLALLQLLLNSGRVDADCRDSFGSTALMVASYSGRYECVKQLIMQGADINYQRETGSSALFLASQQGHDDVVKLLFEFGASTEFQTKDGGTALTVASQYGHSKVVETLLKNGANVHDQLHDGATPLFLAAQGGHVTVIRQLLSSGAKVNQSREDGTSALWMAAQMGHSEAVRVLLLRGADRDADGQDGSTALFKAAFKGHNSVIEELLKFSPSVGILKNGSTALHAAVMGGNLQSVLLLLGANADPTTPNENNELPADLTKSDRILKVLRPKVLNGAS, from the exons ATGTCTTTCAAG gaAACGCCCCTGGCCAACGCCGTGTTCTGGGCCGCGAGGAAGGGGAACCtggctctcctccagctgctgctcaacAGCGGCCGCGTGGACGCGGACTGCAGAGACAGT TTCGGCTCGACGGCGCTGATGGTGGCGTCCTACAGTGGCCGTTATGAGTGTGTCAAACAACTGATCATGCAGGGAGCCGACATCAACTACCAACGAGAG ACGGGCTCCTCCGCCCTGTTCCTCGCCTCCCAGCAGGGACACGATGACGTCGTGAAGCTCCTCTTTGAGTTCGGAGCCTCCACCGAGTTCCAGACGAAG GATGGGGGCACAGCCCTCACCGTGGCCTCTCAGTATGGACACTCCAAGGTGGTGGAGACCCTGCTGAAGAACGGAGCCAATGTTCACGACCAGCTGCAT GACGGCGCCACGCCTCTGTTCCTCGCCGCTCAGGGGGGTCATGTGACTGTGATCCGTCAGCTGCTGTCATCTGGGGCAAAGGTTAACCAATCGAGGGAG GACGGCACCTCTGCCCTGTGGATGGCGGCTCAGATGGGCCACAGCGAGGCGGTGAGGGTGCTTCTCCTCCGTGGGGCCGATCGGGATGCTGACGGACAA GACGGATCGACAGCGTTATTCAAAGCTGCCTTTAAGGGACACAACAGCGTCATCGAGGAGCTCCTcaagttttctccttctgttggAATCCTCAAG AACGGCTCCACGGCTCTTCATGCTGCCGTCATGGGGGGAAACCTCCAGTCGGTTCTTCTACTGCTTGGAGCCAACGCAGACCCAACGACGCCCAACGAG AATAATGAACTCCCTGCAGATCTCACAAAGAGCGATCGCATCCTGAAGGTGTTACGTCCAAAAGTGTTAAATGGAGCCAGTTGA
- the ankrd29 gene encoding ankyrin repeat domain-containing protein 29 isoform X1 has protein sequence MSFKKETPLANAVFWAARKGNLALLQLLLNSGRVDADCRDSFGSTALMVASYSGRYECVKQLIMQGADINYQRETGSSALFLASQQGHDDVVKLLFEFGASTEFQTKDGGTALTVASQYGHSKVVETLLKNGANVHDQLHDGATPLFLAAQGGHVTVIRQLLSSGAKVNQSREDGTSALWMAAQMGHSEAVRVLLLRGADRDADGQDGSTALFKAAFKGHNSVIEELLKFSPSVGILKNGSTALHAAVMGGNLQSVLLLLGANADPTTPNENNELPADLTKSDRILKVLRPKVLNGAS, from the exons ATGTCTTTCAAG aaggaAACGCCCCTGGCCAACGCCGTGTTCTGGGCCGCGAGGAAGGGGAACCtggctctcctccagctgctgctcaacAGCGGCCGCGTGGACGCGGACTGCAGAGACAGT TTCGGCTCGACGGCGCTGATGGTGGCGTCCTACAGTGGCCGTTATGAGTGTGTCAAACAACTGATCATGCAGGGAGCCGACATCAACTACCAACGAGAG ACGGGCTCCTCCGCCCTGTTCCTCGCCTCCCAGCAGGGACACGATGACGTCGTGAAGCTCCTCTTTGAGTTCGGAGCCTCCACCGAGTTCCAGACGAAG GATGGGGGCACAGCCCTCACCGTGGCCTCTCAGTATGGACACTCCAAGGTGGTGGAGACCCTGCTGAAGAACGGAGCCAATGTTCACGACCAGCTGCAT GACGGCGCCACGCCTCTGTTCCTCGCCGCTCAGGGGGGTCATGTGACTGTGATCCGTCAGCTGCTGTCATCTGGGGCAAAGGTTAACCAATCGAGGGAG GACGGCACCTCTGCCCTGTGGATGGCGGCTCAGATGGGCCACAGCGAGGCGGTGAGGGTGCTTCTCCTCCGTGGGGCCGATCGGGATGCTGACGGACAA GACGGATCGACAGCGTTATTCAAAGCTGCCTTTAAGGGACACAACAGCGTCATCGAGGAGCTCCTcaagttttctccttctgttggAATCCTCAAG AACGGCTCCACGGCTCTTCATGCTGCCGTCATGGGGGGAAACCTCCAGTCGGTTCTTCTACTGCTTGGAGCCAACGCAGACCCAACGACGCCCAACGAG AATAATGAACTCCCTGCAGATCTCACAAAGAGCGATCGCATCCTGAAGGTGTTACGTCCAAAAGTGTTAAATGGAGCCAGTTGA
- the ankrd29 gene encoding ankyrin repeat domain-containing protein 29 isoform X3, producing the protein MSFKFGSTALMVASYSGRYECVKQLIMQGADINYQRETGSSALFLASQQGHDDVVKLLFEFGASTEFQTKDGGTALTVASQYGHSKVVETLLKNGANVHDQLHDGATPLFLAAQGGHVTVIRQLLSSGAKVNQSREDGTSALWMAAQMGHSEAVRVLLLRGADRDADGQDGSTALFKAAFKGHNSVIEELLKFSPSVGILKNGSTALHAAVMGGNLQSVLLLLGANADPTTPNENNELPADLTKSDRILKVLRPKVLNGAS; encoded by the exons ATGTCTTTCAAG TTCGGCTCGACGGCGCTGATGGTGGCGTCCTACAGTGGCCGTTATGAGTGTGTCAAACAACTGATCATGCAGGGAGCCGACATCAACTACCAACGAGAG ACGGGCTCCTCCGCCCTGTTCCTCGCCTCCCAGCAGGGACACGATGACGTCGTGAAGCTCCTCTTTGAGTTCGGAGCCTCCACCGAGTTCCAGACGAAG GATGGGGGCACAGCCCTCACCGTGGCCTCTCAGTATGGACACTCCAAGGTGGTGGAGACCCTGCTGAAGAACGGAGCCAATGTTCACGACCAGCTGCAT GACGGCGCCACGCCTCTGTTCCTCGCCGCTCAGGGGGGTCATGTGACTGTGATCCGTCAGCTGCTGTCATCTGGGGCAAAGGTTAACCAATCGAGGGAG GACGGCACCTCTGCCCTGTGGATGGCGGCTCAGATGGGCCACAGCGAGGCGGTGAGGGTGCTTCTCCTCCGTGGGGCCGATCGGGATGCTGACGGACAA GACGGATCGACAGCGTTATTCAAAGCTGCCTTTAAGGGACACAACAGCGTCATCGAGGAGCTCCTcaagttttctccttctgttggAATCCTCAAG AACGGCTCCACGGCTCTTCATGCTGCCGTCATGGGGGGAAACCTCCAGTCGGTTCTTCTACTGCTTGGAGCCAACGCAGACCCAACGACGCCCAACGAG AATAATGAACTCCCTGCAGATCTCACAAAGAGCGATCGCATCCTGAAGGTGTTACGTCCAAAAGTGTTAAATGGAGCCAGTTGA
- the cts12 gene encoding procathepsin L produces MATKRIHAVRRGGLLLRAALLPLLLLGPQRGGSESDEAAPTEWELWKSSHGVNYEDADDMQRRSIWEENKQMIEDNNQGFLMGRRPFTMTMNKYGDLTRQEFRVLQGAVIDSQYAKRGKTASSRRLRNNAKKLGAYVVDYRQMGYVTEVKDQGFCGSCWAFSTTGAIEGQIYKKTGQLVSLSEQNLVDCSRSYGTYGCSGAWMANAYDYVLSNGLQSANAYPYTSVDTQPCYYDSRRAVAHIKDYRFIPKGDEQALADAVATVGPITVAIDADHSSFLFYSSGIYDEPNCNPSNLSHAVLLVGYGSEGGRDFWIIKNSWGSGWGEGGFMRLVRDGRNSCGVASYALFPLL; encoded by the exons ATGGCAACCAAACGCATCCACGCAG TCCGGCGGGGGGGCCTCCTGCTGCGAGCCGCcctgctccccctcctcctgctcggcCCCCAGCGGGGGGGCTCCGAGTCGGACGAGGCGGCCCCGACCGAGTGGGAGCTCTGGAAGAGCAGCCACGGCGTGAACTACGAGGACGCG GACGACATGCAGAGGAGGTCCATCTGGGAGGAGAACAAGCAGATGATAGAAGACAACAATCAAGGGTTCCTCATGGGGAGGAGGCCCTTCACCATGACCATGAACAAGTACGGAGACCTG ACGAGACAGGAGTTCCGGGTCCTGCAGGGCGCCGTCATCGACTCCCAGTACGCGAAGAGGGGGAAGACGGCCTCGAGCCGCAGGCTGCGCAACAACGCTAAGAAGTTGGGCGCTTACGTTGTGGACTACAGGCAGATGGGTTACGTCACCGAGGTGAAAGACCAG GGCTTCTGTGGCTCGTGCTGGGCCTTCAGCACCACGGGAGCCATCGAGGGCCAGATTTACAAGAAGACGGGTCAGCTGGTGTCGCTGAGCGAACAGAACCTGGTGGACTGCTCCCGGTCCTACGGCACCTACGGCTGCAGCGGCGCCTGGATGGCCAACGCCTACGACTACGTGCTCAGCAACGGGCTGCAGTCCGCCAACGCCTACCCGTACACCTCGGTG gacacGCAGCCCTGTTACTACGACAGCCGGCGGGCGGTGGCCCACATCAAAGACTACCGCTTCATACCCAAAGGAGACGAGCAGGCGCTGGCCGACGCCGTGGCAACCGTGGGCCCCATCACCGTGGCCATCGACGCCGACCACTCCAGCTTCCTGTTCTACAGCTCAG GGATCTACGACGAGCCGAACTGCAACCCGAGCAACCTGAGCCACGCGGTGCTGCTGGTCGGCTACGGCTCCGAGGGGGGCCGCGACTTCTGGATCATCAAGAACAG CTGGGGGAGCGGCTGGGGCGAAGGCGGCTTCATGCGCCTGGTCCGGGACGGCAGGAACAGCTGCGGCGTGGCGAGCTACGCCTTGTTCCCGCTTCTGTGA